In Poecile atricapillus isolate bPoeAtr1 chromosome 29, bPoeAtr1.hap1, whole genome shotgun sequence, the genomic window ACAGCCCctttctttccagtttttccAGTATGGCCTGAATTCTGTGGACGGACTCTTTCCTGGCCTGCCGGACACTGTCCTGGCCCCCAGTCTCAATGGaatccagctccagcagcagcttggtCAACATCTCCTCCAGGAGCCGGTAGGATTTATCTGTCTTTTTCCCTACAAATTCTTCCACCTCTTCCTCCAGCTGTTCAGCCTCCCCCATCACGTGGAGGATCCTCTGAATCTCGGGCTGGATGGCTGCAGGGTTTGTGGAAGGCTGCTCAGCAGGTTTGAAGCCCAGCTTCCGTGGAGTGAGGTCAtagagctggggctgggcgcTGTACTGCACCCGCGGCTGGGACGGGGCAGCCTTGGCTATCCTGTGCTCGTTCCCCATCCCAGAGTGCCTCTGGTTGACATCAGAATAGTAACTGTGCTGGCTGGGGCTTTGCTCAGGTCTGTCGTAGACAGAGTCCTGCAGTCAGAGGGAGAGAACATCTCTAAGTACATTTCCCTTAAACATGGAGGGTTCTGCTCTCATCCTGCACCAAAcagtgggcagggctggggatgctggggacagggacctgtGCCCTGGGCCCCATGTTAGAAAGCAAGGGGCACCTGTCCAGAGGAGGAGTCtgagcccccaaaccccccatcagggctgctgctgcctggggaccAAAAACGTGGAGTCTCTTAACTCCTGATCCAACCCAGGGAAAGCCTGTCAGACCCACTTCAAAACCCACCCCAGGACATCCTGTCCTTCCATTATGGAATCACAGCCACGGATTTGAGTCTTCTGCATGCAAACAGgacctcacctgtccctgtgacTCCCAGGtgggagggtgggaaggagccCCGCTGCCGCTCCAGGCTGGCTGTGAGTCGGACACGTAGAGGCTGCCGTGCCCCGAGGCCGCGGGCCAGGCGTAACGCGGCTGCACCCCAAAGACAGAGTGGGGACCCCACGTGTCCTCCAGGGCCCTGGGCTGTGGCACCGGGCCCTGCCCCGGGAGCCCTGCACTGCTGTCTCCGTACGGGTACTGCGGCATCGG contains:
- the BAG4 gene encoding BAG family molecular chaperone regulator 4, producing MEPRAAGPGPPAAAAQAMDSPYANGAYSPPYPHYASLPQPRGFCCSGPPRSPYPTEPAGFYRPPSPAPAWSYGPPECPPEGSALRRQQLPGYSPPQTPGVPMPQYPYGDSSAGLPGQGPVPQPRALEDTWGPHSVFGVQPRYAWPAASGHGSLYVSDSQPAWSGSGAPSHPPTWESQGQDSVYDRPEQSPSQHSYYSDVNQRHSGMGNEHRIAKAAPSQPRVQYSAQPQLYDLTPRKLGFKPAEQPSTNPAAIQPEIQRILHVMGEAEQLEEEVEEFVGKKTDKSYRLLEEMLTKLLLELDSIETGGQDSVRQARKESVHRIQAILEKLERKGL